From one Nonomuraea polychroma genomic stretch:
- a CDS encoding SigB/SigF/SigG family RNA polymerase sigma factor — protein MAVQEYVLEEMTAEELLAEMARDGTPDSHKERLRERIVEMHRPLAMEIARRYRYRGEPLEDLLQAAYVGLMKAVNGFDPSLGHAFRGYAVVTMTGEVKRHFRDRTWAIRVPRLYQERRSELNRLVADLSQDLGRSPTVAELAAKMNITEEDVLLTLDASAAYSTLSLDAPLGTDDDAASLGDVIPEDDDTLSTMVDREAVKPLIDALPSREKHILLLRFFGNMTQAEIAAEFGISQMHVSRILRKVLDQLRTELVG, from the coding sequence ATGGCTGTGCAGGAATACGTCCTCGAGGAGATGACAGCAGAAGAGCTCCTGGCCGAGATGGCCAGGGACGGCACACCGGACAGCCACAAGGAGCGGCTGCGCGAGCGCATCGTCGAGATGCACCGGCCGCTCGCCATGGAAATCGCCAGGCGATACCGCTATAGAGGCGAACCTTTGGAGGATCTCCTCCAAGCCGCGTATGTTGGCCTGATGAAGGCCGTCAACGGCTTCGACCCGAGCCTCGGGCACGCCTTCAGGGGCTACGCGGTCGTCACGATGACCGGCGAGGTCAAACGTCACTTCCGCGACCGCACCTGGGCCATCCGGGTGCCCCGCCTCTACCAGGAACGGCGTTCCGAGCTCAACAGGCTCGTCGCCGACCTCAGCCAGGACCTCGGCCGGTCACCGACCGTGGCCGAGCTGGCCGCCAAGATGAACATCACCGAGGAGGACGTCCTGCTGACCCTCGACGCCTCCGCCGCCTACAGCACGCTGTCGCTCGACGCGCCGCTCGGCACCGATGACGACGCCGCCTCCCTCGGCGACGTCATCCCCGAGGACGACGACACGTTGAGCACCATGGTCGACAGGGAAGCCGTCAAACCCCTCATCGACGCGCTTCCCTCGCGCGAGAAGCACATCCTGTTGCTACGGTTCTTCGGCAACATGACACAGGCCGAGATAGCGGCCGAGTTCGGGATCTCCCAGATGCACGTCTCGCGCATCCTCCGCAAGGTCCTCGACCAGCTGCGCACCGAGCTGGTCGGCTGA
- a CDS encoding ATP-binding protein, which translates to MNEDVEPPSGYTSPPPGAPVRRLRFRLPDLPRVRQFAEDEARDAGMAEEAVGDFVIAVNEVATNAVTHGADHAVLRTWTVSGDLVVEVHDEGSWKPGPVPGAVGGMGLWVARLLSSDLTLRVGNGGSTVIMRFPGKD; encoded by the coding sequence GTGAACGAGGACGTCGAGCCTCCGTCGGGCTACACGAGCCCGCCACCCGGCGCGCCCGTGCGACGGCTGCGGTTCCGGCTGCCGGATCTGCCGCGGGTCCGGCAGTTCGCCGAGGACGAGGCCCGCGACGCCGGCATGGCCGAGGAGGCCGTCGGGGACTTCGTCATCGCCGTCAACGAGGTCGCCACGAACGCCGTCACCCACGGCGCCGATCACGCCGTCCTGCGCACCTGGACGGTGAGCGGGGACCTGGTCGTCGAGGTGCACGACGAGGGCTCCTGGAAGCCGGGGCCGGTGCCGGGCGCCGTGGGCGGCATGGGCCTGTGGGTGGCCCGCCTGCTGTCGTCCGACCTGACCCTGCGCGTGGGCAACGGCGGCAGCACGGTGATCATGCGCTTCCCCGGCAAGGACTGA
- a CDS encoding ABC transporter permease subunit, protein MDSGQREAAAALGLPPARRLFRIILPQAMRTIVPNAGNEIIGLVKGTSVVYIMALPELFYQVQVIYNRNGRVMALLLVAAIWYLILTTALSIVQHYVERHYGKGRA, encoded by the coding sequence GTGGACTCCGGGCAGAGGGAGGCGGCGGCCGCTCTGGGACTGCCACCGGCACGGCGGTTGTTCCGGATCATCCTGCCGCAGGCCATGCGGACCATCGTGCCCAACGCCGGCAACGAGATCATCGGCCTGGTCAAGGGCACCTCGGTGGTGTACATCATGGCGCTGCCCGAGCTGTTCTACCAGGTGCAGGTGATCTACAACCGCAACGGCAGGGTCATGGCGCTGCTGCTGGTCGCGGCCATCTGGTACCTCATCCTGACCACCGCCCTGTCGATCGTCCAGCACTACGTGGAACGCCACTACGGCAAGGGGCGCGCATGA
- a CDS encoding DUF2637 domain-containing protein: protein MPLAVDGMIMASSMSILLASRYGRRGGALAWILLIIGSLASLGANAAVADPTLIARVIAAWPSFALIGAYEMLVGQIRQGQWARGRSREGVRQDFQSQSVGGWDDVQPKAARERPGICIRWHGSGRRRTVVRMATCHRARRLRNFLAVPAGGDGSRSPVALDSLSHRRVTPSVEESHRFYGSSLSISGASSACFCRAVG, encoded by the coding sequence ATCCCGCTCGCGGTGGACGGCATGATCATGGCCTCATCGATGTCGATCCTTCTGGCCAGTCGATACGGTCGCCGCGGAGGAGCGCTGGCGTGGATTCTTCTGATCATCGGTAGCCTGGCCAGCCTGGGGGCCAACGCTGCTGTCGCCGATCCCACGCTGATCGCTCGTGTCATCGCTGCCTGGCCGTCCTTCGCGCTGATCGGTGCCTATGAAATGCTCGTGGGGCAGATCCGGCAGGGCCAATGGGCACGGGGCAGGTCGAGGGAAGGCGTGCGGCAAGATTTCCAGTCGCAGAGCGTTGGAGGCTGGGATGACGTTCAGCCGAAGGCAGCGCGAGAGCGGCCCGGTATCTGCATCAGGTGGCATGGTAGTGGGCGCAGAAGAACTGTGGTCCGGATGGCCACTTGCCATCGGGCAAGGCGATTGCGCAATTTTCTCGCAGTCCCCGCTGGGGGCGATGGATCAAGAAGCCCGGTAGCGCTGGACTCGTTGAGCCATCGTCGGGTGACGCCCTCAGTTGAGGAGAGCCACCGATTCTACGGATCATCCCTGAGTATCAGCGGGGCCTCCTCAGCGTGCTTCTGCCGAGCAGTTGGATGA
- a CDS encoding NtaA/DmoA family FMN-dependent monooxygenase (This protein belongs to a clade of FMN-dependent monooxygenases, within a broader family of flavin-dependent oxidoreductases, the luciferase-like monooxygenase (LMM) family, some of whose members use coenzyme F420 rather than FMN.) gives MTRKQVHLAAHFPGVNNTTVWADPRSGSQIDFASFVDLARTAERGKFDFFFLAEGLRLRELKGRIHDLDVVGRPEALTVLSALAAVTDRLGLAGTVNATFNEPYELARRLSTLDHLSEGRAAWNVVTTSDAFTGENFRRGGFLDRADRYKRAAEFLRLARELWDSWQPDAIAADPETGTFVRPGGIGTVEHSGEHFTVQGRFTLPHSPQGRPVIIQAGDSGEGREFAAAHADVIFTPHGRLEDGQRFYADVKRRLAKYGREPHQLKIMPGVTFALGDTEEEAAENAAHIRRQQVGPLTAIAFLEQVWGRDMSAYDPEGPLPDVEPDLSEGVSQGRVPIKDRAAMAAKWRALAEEKGLTIRELVIEVTGRQTFIGTSEAVARLIDEHVQADAADGFILVPHLTPGGLDEFADRVVPLLQERGVFRADYTGTTLRDHLELA, from the coding sequence ATGACGCGCAAGCAGGTCCATCTGGCGGCCCACTTCCCGGGCGTGAACAACACCACCGTCTGGGCCGACCCGCGCTCCGGCAGCCAGATCGACTTCGCCTCGTTCGTCGACCTGGCCAGGACGGCCGAGCGTGGCAAGTTCGACTTCTTCTTCCTGGCCGAGGGGTTGCGGCTGCGCGAGCTGAAGGGTCGCATCCACGATCTCGACGTGGTGGGGCGTCCGGAGGCGCTCACCGTGCTCAGCGCCCTGGCTGCGGTAACGGACCGGCTCGGACTGGCCGGCACGGTCAACGCGACCTTCAACGAGCCGTACGAGCTGGCCCGGCGGCTGTCCACGCTCGATCACCTGAGCGAGGGCCGAGCGGCGTGGAACGTGGTGACCACCTCTGATGCCTTCACCGGCGAGAACTTCCGCCGCGGCGGCTTCCTCGACCGGGCCGACAGGTACAAGAGGGCCGCCGAGTTCCTCCGCCTGGCGCGCGAGCTGTGGGACTCCTGGCAGCCGGACGCGATCGCCGCCGACCCGGAGACCGGCACGTTCGTCAGGCCGGGCGGGATCGGAACGGTCGAGCACTCCGGCGAGCACTTCACGGTCCAGGGCCGGTTCACCCTGCCACATAGCCCGCAGGGACGCCCTGTGATCATCCAGGCGGGCGACTCCGGCGAGGGGCGCGAGTTCGCCGCCGCCCACGCGGACGTGATCTTCACCCCGCACGGCAGGCTGGAGGACGGTCAGCGGTTCTACGCCGACGTCAAACGCCGCCTGGCCAAGTACGGCCGCGAGCCCCACCAGCTCAAGATCATGCCCGGTGTGACGTTCGCGCTGGGCGACACCGAGGAGGAGGCCGCCGAGAACGCGGCCCACATCCGCCGCCAGCAGGTCGGGCCGCTGACCGCGATCGCGTTCCTGGAGCAGGTGTGGGGTCGTGACATGTCGGCCTACGACCCCGAGGGGCCGCTGCCGGACGTCGAGCCGGACCTGTCGGAAGGCGTCTCCCAGGGCCGGGTGCCGATCAAGGACCGCGCGGCCATGGCGGCCAAGTGGCGGGCGCTGGCCGAGGAGAAGGGCCTGACGATTCGCGAGCTGGTCATCGAGGTGACCGGGCGGCAGACGTTCATCGGCACGTCCGAGGCTGTGGCCCGGCTGATCGACGAGCACGTGCAGGCGGACGCCGCTGACGGGTTCATCCTCGTGCCGCATCTGACGCCAGGCGGGCTCGACGAGTTCGCCGACCGGGTGGTGCCGCTGCTGCAGGAGCGCGGCGTCTTCCGTGCCGACTACACCGGCACGACCCTCCGTGACCATCTGGAGCTCGCATGA
- a CDS encoding STAS domain-containing protein encodes MPENGNGPSAALSLTSSTVDGITLIRVDGVLDATTREQFADYLSMAGSDVILDLAGVTFMDSRALGLIVHHWQTSLASGAKFALIGVEYSKSKVMWITGLAQRLPLYDTLDDALAAIG; translated from the coding sequence ATGCCGGAGAACGGCAACGGGCCCTCCGCGGCTCTGAGCCTGACGTCGTCGACCGTCGATGGGATCACCCTGATCCGAGTCGACGGCGTGCTCGACGCCACCACGCGCGAGCAGTTCGCCGATTACCTGTCGATGGCGGGTTCCGATGTGATCCTTGACCTGGCGGGGGTGACGTTCATGGACTCACGCGCGCTCGGCCTGATCGTGCACCACTGGCAGACCAGCCTCGCGTCGGGCGCCAAGTTCGCGCTGATCGGCGTGGAATACTCCAAGTCCAAGGTGATGTGGATCACGGGGCTGGCTCAGCGGCTGCCGCTCTACGACACGCTCGACGACGCTCTCGCGGCCATCGGCTGA
- a CDS encoding NAD(P)-binding domain-containing protein: MACGRMIRNNRRAGGSPRAAAASLCPESTDNRPPRTISAAYAAWCDCALATWPWSTCGRRVRSIGACFYDRPATLGLPSIVGVIALFDAANGQPLLFLESATVTRLRTAAATAVAVRHLAVPDAATLAVLGTGAQAAAHIAAVREVRPIERILVWGRDPAKTARFAAQHGAEATSAPAEAARQAAVVVTLTPSTDPYLALRDVRPGTLVAAVGSDAPGKRELHYDLLAAATLITDVTHQCAAVGELHHRPQTPVKAELGEIVLGTKTGREHADDLVVFDSTGTAVQDVAAAQALYTAAIKNGAGRPLPLRE, encoded by the coding sequence ATGGCCTGCGGCAGGATGATCCGGAACAACCGCCGTGCCGGTGGCAGTCCCAGAGCGGCCGCCGCCTCCCTCTGCCCGGAGTCCACCGACAACAGGCCGCCGCGCACGATCTCGGCCGCGTACGCGGCCTGGTGCGATTGCGCGCTGGCGACGTGGCCGTGGTCCACGTGCGGGCGCCGGGTCAGGTCGATCGGAGCCTGCTTCTACGACCGGCCCGCCACGCTCGGTCTGCCGAGCATCGTCGGCGTCATCGCCCTGTTCGACGCCGCCAACGGCCAGCCCCTGCTGTTCCTGGAATCGGCCACGGTCACCCGGCTACGCACCGCCGCCGCCACCGCCGTGGCCGTACGCCACCTGGCAGTGCCGGACGCCGCCACGCTGGCCGTACTCGGCACCGGCGCTCAGGCCGCTGCCCACATCGCGGCCGTCCGCGAGGTCCGCCCGATCGAGCGAATCCTCGTATGGGGCCGCGACCCGGCCAAGACCGCGCGCTTCGCCGCCCAACACGGCGCCGAGGCCACCAGCGCTCCCGCCGAGGCCGCCAGGCAGGCCGCCGTCGTCGTCACCCTGACCCCCTCCACCGACCCCTACTTGGCTTTGCGCGATGTGCGGCCGGGCACGCTGGTGGCGGCGGTGGGCTCAGATGCGCCCGGCAAACGTGAACTCCACTACGACCTGCTCGCCGCCGCCACCCTGATCACCGACGTCACCCACCAGTGCGCCGCCGTCGGCGAATTGCACCACCGCCCCCAGACGCCGGTCAAGGCCGAGCTCGGCGAGATCGTCCTGGGCACGAAGACCGGTCGCGAGCACGCCGACGACCTCGTGGTCTTCGACTCCACCGGCACCGCCGTCCAGGATGTCGCCGCTGCGCAGGCGCTCTACACCGCCGCCATAAAGAACGGCGCCGGCCGCCCACTCCCTCTACGGGAATGA
- a CDS encoding lanthionine synthetase LanC family protein, with product MSSPMVELRGVHKSFGPLHVLRGVDLDVHKGQVVVILGPSGSGKSTLLRTINNLEKVDRGSVRVDGRLLAYRQVGDRLHELPEREVLRQRTEIGFVFQAFNLFPHLTVRQNLAEAPLSAQRRPRAEVEPLAETPLTAAILAGRWIRAAAVDDEGGRRWRANPDARGRSALAAAEPASLYSGAAGIVLFFLELAGATGHEAYLEDAREGARHLAAAWREQADLSLYHGLAGTVVALIEAGWALGDGRFEEEAVAAADRIVRAARPLDGGPGWTGDPAQGGDGGIVLGLLRAATALGVPAYEEIAVAAGERIAGLAVPGHRFGDCPDLPVDAVTPGFLAGTAGTAFLLARLYGVTGERRFLEAADRGAGFVREVSTVTDRCAVVPHHVPHERTLHYLGFCSGSAGVARMFYELYRVTGDAGHLDWVERLANGILQSGAPHRRTPGFWNVACQCCGTAGLLELFTGLWAVTGKDAYLTFAGGLAEHLIGSASDPDGRGLRWYQAYRRLRPGEVSADTGYMVGAAGIGAALLHLDAAMQPRHARRIILLPDNPFPAIPVPPDRLRDEDYPINQ from the coding sequence ATGAGCAGCCCCATGGTCGAGCTGCGCGGCGTGCACAAGAGCTTCGGCCCCCTGCACGTGCTGCGCGGTGTGGACCTGGACGTGCACAAGGGGCAGGTCGTGGTGATCCTGGGCCCGTCGGGGTCAGGGAAGTCCACGCTGCTGCGCACCATCAACAACCTGGAGAAAGTGGACCGCGGCTCGGTCCGCGTCGACGGCAGGCTGCTCGCCTACCGGCAGGTCGGCGACCGTCTGCACGAGCTGCCCGAACGCGAAGTGCTGCGGCAGCGCACCGAGATCGGGTTCGTCTTCCAGGCGTTCAACCTGTTCCCGCACCTCACGGTCAGGCAGAACCTCGCGGAGGCGCCGCTGTCGGCCCAGCGCCGGCCGCGCGCCGAGGTCGAGCCGCTGGCCGAGACGCCCCTGACCGCCGCCATCCTGGCCGGGCGATGGATACGCGCTGCCGCCGTGGATGACGAGGGCGGGAGGCGCTGGAGGGCCAATCCGGACGCCCGTGGCCGGTCGGCGCTCGCCGCCGCCGAGCCTGCCTCGCTGTACTCCGGGGCGGCCGGGATCGTCCTGTTCTTTCTGGAACTGGCCGGGGCGACCGGGCACGAGGCCTATCTGGAGGACGCCCGCGAGGGGGCGCGCCACCTGGCCGCCGCCTGGCGGGAGCAGGCGGACCTGTCGCTTTACCACGGCCTGGCCGGCACCGTCGTGGCGCTCATCGAGGCCGGGTGGGCGCTCGGCGACGGCCGCTTCGAGGAGGAGGCCGTGGCCGCGGCCGACCGGATCGTCCGGGCGGCCCGCCCGTTGGACGGCGGTCCCGGCTGGACGGGTGATCCCGCTCAGGGTGGCGACGGTGGCATCGTCCTCGGGCTGCTGCGGGCCGCCACCGCGCTGGGCGTGCCGGCGTATGAGGAGATCGCGGTGGCGGCGGGGGAGCGCATCGCCGGTCTGGCCGTGCCCGGCCACCGTTTCGGCGACTGCCCGGACCTGCCCGTGGACGCGGTCACCCCGGGATTCCTCGCCGGGACTGCAGGGACGGCGTTCCTGCTGGCCCGCCTGTACGGCGTCACCGGCGAGCGGCGCTTCCTGGAGGCGGCGGACCGGGGCGCGGGCTTCGTGCGTGAGGTGAGCACCGTGACCGACCGGTGTGCCGTCGTGCCGCACCACGTGCCGCACGAGCGCACGCTGCACTATCTGGGGTTCTGCTCGGGCTCGGCGGGTGTGGCCCGGATGTTCTACGAGCTGTACCGGGTCACAGGCGATGCGGGCCATCTGGATTGGGTGGAGCGCCTGGCCAACGGCATCCTGCAGAGCGGAGCGCCGCACAGGCGCACGCCCGGGTTCTGGAACGTGGCCTGCCAGTGCTGCGGCACCGCCGGGCTGCTGGAGTTGTTCACCGGGCTGTGGGCGGTCACGGGGAAGGACGCCTACCTGACCTTCGCCGGCGGGCTCGCCGAGCATCTCATCGGCTCCGCCAGCGACCCCGACGGACGGGGCCTTCGTTGGTACCAGGCGTATCGGCGGCTTCGTCCCGGCGAGGTGAGCGCGGACACCGGCTACATGGTCGGCGCCGCCGGCATCGGCGCGGCCCTGCTGCATCTCGATGCCGCCATGCAGCCACGCCACGCGCGCCGGATCATCCTGCTGCCCGACAATCCGTTCCCCGCCATCCCCGTGCCGCCCGACCGGCTGCGTGACGAGGATTACCCTATAAACCAGTAG
- a CDS encoding tyrosine-type recombinase/integrase: protein MDTNTWTWTVRRQTTPSTGGLADKDTKGKRARKVPIIAEVRELVLRRLNSAGADPAARLFTGPRGGRISTAVLRDATHRDEVVAKLGYEHLRRHDLRHTGLTWMADAGSRSTSFGRSPATVH from the coding sequence ATCGACACGAATACCTGGACGTGGACGGTACGCAGGCAGACGACGCCGAGCACCGGAGGTCTCGCAGACAAAGACACCAAGGGCAAGCGAGCCAGAAAGGTCCCGATCATCGCAGAGGTCCGAGAGCTGGTGCTGCGGCGTCTCAACTCCGCCGGCGCCGACCCTGCCGCCCGGCTGTTCACGGGTCCCAGAGGCGGTCGCATCAGCACGGCGGTCCTTCGAGACGCGACGCACCGGGACGAGGTCGTGGCGAAGCTCGGCTACGAGCACCTCCGTCGGCACGATCTTCGCCACACCGGGCTCACCTGGATGGCGGACGCCGGGTCCCGATCCACGTCCTTCGGGAGATCGCCGGCCACGGTTCACTGA
- a CDS encoding LLM class flavin-dependent oxidoreductase, with protein MTLHLAVALDAAGWHPAAWRESSPAVFSAGYWAALVAEAERGLLDFVTIEDALGPQSTLPDGFDDRTDQVRGRFDAVLLAARLAPPTTRIGLVPTATTTHTEPFHVAIGIATLDHVSGGRAGWRAQVSPRAAEARHFGRREFPPVDQILNRPGGVDLSTDPHVRDLFAEAADAVEVARRLWDSWEDDAEIRDVATGRFIDRDKLHYIDFAGRFFSVKGPSITPRPPQGQPVVTALAHARPPYEFAAGGADVVYVTPHSAEQARAIVEEVRGLSGDVKIFADLLVFLGEDAARRKARLDERDGAELVSDAAIFTGTAGELADVLLEWRRAGIQGFRLRPGALPYDLTQIARGLTAELRGRGAFRHAYEAATLRGLLGLPRPVSRYAEVS; from the coding sequence ATGACGTTGCACCTGGCCGTGGCGCTGGACGCCGCAGGCTGGCACCCCGCCGCCTGGCGGGAGTCCTCGCCGGCCGTCTTCTCGGCGGGATACTGGGCGGCGCTGGTGGCCGAGGCCGAGCGCGGGCTGCTCGACTTCGTCACCATCGAGGACGCGCTCGGGCCGCAGTCCACGCTGCCCGACGGCTTCGACGACCGTACCGACCAGGTGCGGGGCCGGTTCGACGCTGTGCTGCTCGCCGCCCGGCTGGCCCCGCCCACCACCCGGATCGGGCTGGTGCCGACCGCCACGACCACCCACACCGAGCCGTTCCACGTGGCCATCGGCATCGCCACCCTCGACCACGTCAGCGGCGGCCGGGCGGGCTGGCGGGCTCAGGTTTCCCCGCGGGCCGCCGAGGCGCGGCACTTCGGTCGCAGGGAGTTCCCGCCGGTCGACCAGATCCTGAACCGGCCGGGCGGCGTGGACCTGTCCACCGATCCTCACGTGCGCGACCTGTTCGCCGAGGCCGCCGACGCGGTGGAGGTGGCGCGGCGGCTCTGGGACAGCTGGGAGGACGACGCCGAGATCCGCGACGTGGCCACCGGGCGGTTCATCGATCGGGACAAGCTCCACTACATCGACTTCGCCGGGCGGTTCTTCTCGGTCAAGGGGCCGTCGATCACGCCGCGCCCGCCTCAGGGGCAGCCGGTGGTGACCGCGCTGGCGCACGCGCGGCCGCCGTACGAGTTCGCCGCGGGCGGCGCCGACGTCGTGTACGTCACGCCGCACTCGGCCGAGCAGGCCCGCGCCATTGTCGAGGAGGTCAGAGGGCTCTCCGGGGACGTGAAGATCTTCGCCGACCTGCTCGTCTTCCTGGGCGAGGACGCGGCGCGGCGCAAGGCACGGCTCGACGAACGGGACGGGGCCGAGCTCGTCTCCGACGCCGCGATCTTCACCGGCACCGCAGGGGAGCTGGCCGACGTGCTGCTGGAGTGGCGGCGGGCCGGGATCCAGGGGTTCCGGCTGCGGCCCGGCGCGCTGCCGTACGACCTGACGCAGATCGCCCGGGGGCTGACCGCCGAGTTGCGCGGGCGCGGGGCGTTCCGGCACGCGTACGAGGCCGCCACGCTGCGCGGGCTGCTCGGCCTGCCGCGCCCGGTCAGCCGCTACGCGGAGGTGTCATGA
- a CDS encoding GAF and ANTAR domain-containing protein gives MESTAMITPGLARDLAALGRLGEDTSTESVLRRLTTALAAGVPGCSGASAEHWRDRRVLVSGSHSELIILVEGERELGEGPSVEARKSGARASVTDVLTDSRWPRYDALATRCGVRSVLVVPIDVGPADLVVGLYSVRPGAFSAQGAHSLTDMLTEQLGVAIANMSEFEEVRTDAAQLQAALAGRSVIDQAKGIIMQTSGCTAEAAFEELRRISQHHQVKVADLARLLVDEHQRKSRRS, from the coding sequence ATGGAATCGACCGCGATGATCACTCCCGGGCTCGCCCGTGACCTGGCCGCGCTGGGCCGGTTGGGCGAGGACACCTCGACGGAGAGCGTGCTGCGCAGGCTGACCACGGCGCTGGCGGCAGGCGTACCGGGCTGCTCGGGAGCCTCCGCCGAGCACTGGCGCGACCGCCGGGTCCTGGTCTCCGGCTCGCACAGCGAGCTGATCATTCTCGTCGAGGGCGAGCGCGAGCTGGGCGAGGGCCCGTCCGTCGAAGCCAGGAAGAGCGGCGCCCGCGCCTCCGTCACGGACGTGCTGACCGACAGCCGCTGGCCACGCTACGACGCGCTGGCCACCCGGTGCGGCGTGCGCTCGGTGCTGGTCGTGCCCATCGACGTGGGGCCGGCCGACCTGGTCGTCGGCCTCTATTCCGTACGCCCTGGGGCGTTCTCGGCGCAGGGCGCCCACTCGCTCACCGACATGCTCACCGAGCAGCTCGGCGTGGCCATCGCCAACATGTCGGAGTTCGAGGAGGTGCGTACCGACGCCGCCCAGCTGCAGGCGGCCCTCGCCGGCCGCTCGGTCATCGACCAGGCCAAGGGCATCATCATGCAGACCAGCGGATGCACCGCGGAGGCCGCCTTCGAGGAGCTCCGCAGGATCTCCCAGCACCACCAGGTCAAGGTAGCCGACCTGGCCAGGCTCCTGGTCGACGAGCACCAGCGCAAGTCACGCCGCTCCTGA
- a CDS encoding flavin reductase family protein, with translation MTDTLPDRAIAADQFRQALAVHASGVVVITAQSDGIPVGLTATSFSSVSLEPPLVSFYVDRSSTTWPQLGAADHFAVNILASDQAELAARFARKSIDRFAAPTRWRPGPLGAPLLQDVSAHLICLPYERAEVGDHLLVVGLVAEADVLSPGRPLLYHQGRFGRFLAHPDS, from the coding sequence ATGACCGACACGCTGCCCGACCGCGCCATCGCGGCCGACCAGTTCAGACAAGCGCTCGCCGTGCACGCCAGCGGGGTCGTGGTCATCACCGCGCAGAGTGACGGCATTCCCGTCGGGCTCACGGCCACCTCCTTCTCCTCGGTCAGCCTCGAACCGCCCCTGGTCTCCTTTTACGTGGACCGTTCCTCCACCACCTGGCCGCAGCTCGGCGCCGCGGACCACTTCGCGGTCAACATCCTGGCCAGCGACCAGGCCGAGCTGGCGGCCCGCTTCGCCCGCAAGAGCATCGACCGGTTCGCCGCGCCCACCCGCTGGCGGCCGGGACCGCTGGGCGCCCCACTGCTGCAGGACGTCTCGGCGCACCTGATCTGCCTGCCCTACGAACGGGCCGAGGTCGGCGACCACCTGCTGGTGGTCGGCCTGGTGGCCGAGGCGGACGTGCTCAGCCCCGGCCGCCCGCTCCTCTACCACCAGGGCCGTTTCGGCCGTTTCCTGGCCCACCCCGACTCCTGA
- a CDS encoding glutathione S-transferase C-terminal domain-containing protein: MSTSTQTSAYASSVDHTAYGYYGPGRLHLSPGWNRPIYPFQGRVTADGSSGFRAEPGRYHLYVAWVCPYAHRAAIVRKLKGLEDIVSLSYVDDERDGRGWAFRERRGHDPVNGFTLLEQAYEATEQGYGGHISVPVLWDRQAGRIVSNNFPDITIDLATQFEQWADTSVDLYPDALRPEINKLNGWIYYDVNTGVARVARSTTEADREQERHRVVAALERLDERLAEQRFLTGDTITEADVRLWVTLARFDSEHNRGHLISERELSDFEHLWPYARDLYQRPAFRETTEGLPATWDAPHGRGR; this comes from the coding sequence GTGTCCACATCCACGCAGACGTCGGCCTACGCGAGCTCCGTCGACCACACCGCGTACGGTTACTACGGCCCTGGCCGCCTGCACCTCTCACCGGGCTGGAACCGCCCGATCTATCCCTTCCAGGGGCGCGTCACCGCCGACGGCTCCAGCGGCTTCCGCGCCGAACCCGGCCGCTATCACCTGTACGTCGCTTGGGTCTGCCCGTACGCGCACCGCGCCGCGATCGTCCGCAAGCTCAAGGGACTGGAGGACATAGTCTCGCTGTCCTACGTGGACGACGAGCGCGACGGGCGGGGCTGGGCGTTCAGGGAACGCCGGGGCCACGACCCGGTCAACGGCTTCACCCTGCTGGAGCAGGCGTACGAGGCGACCGAGCAAGGCTACGGCGGCCACATCTCCGTCCCCGTGCTCTGGGACCGGCAGGCCGGCCGGATCGTCAGCAACAACTTTCCCGACATCACCATCGACCTGGCCACCCAGTTCGAGCAGTGGGCCGACACCTCCGTCGACCTCTACCCGGACGCGCTGCGCCCGGAGATCAACAAGCTCAACGGCTGGATCTACTACGACGTCAACACCGGCGTCGCCCGCGTCGCCCGCTCCACCACCGAGGCCGATCGCGAGCAGGAGCGCCACCGGGTCGTCGCGGCGCTGGAACGGCTCGACGAGCGCCTGGCCGAACAGCGCTTCCTGACCGGGGACACGATCACCGAGGCCGATGTGCGGCTGTGGGTGACGCTGGCCAGGTTCGACTCCGAGCACAATCGCGGCCATCTCATCAGCGAGCGGGAGCTGAGCGACTTCGAACACCTCTGGCCCTACGCCCGCGACCTCTACCAGCGCCCCGCCTTTCGGGAGACGACGGAGGGCCTGCCCGCGACGTGGGACGCACCGCACGGGCGGGGCCGATGA